The DNA sequence TATACAGAACAAGGACAACACAAGGGTCCTTTCGCATTGTACTTGCAAGAATGTGGGATAGTGGCTCAATACACTACTCCTTATAACCCACAGCAGAATGGAGTATCAGAAAAGAGGAATAGAACCTTGATTAGCATGGTGAGAAGCATGATTGTAAGGTCTGCACTGCCAAAATTTCTGTGGGGAGAACCTTTGAAAacaacaaattatatttgcaatagaacTCCAAGCAAGGCTGTGCTGAAAACTCCTTTTGAATTATGGTGTGGTTACAAGCCTAGTTTAAACCATTTCCATGTGTGGGGCTGTAATGCAGAAGTAAGAGTGCATAATGTGGCAGATGGCAAACTTGATTCTCAATCAGTAAGTGGTTATTTTATTGGCTACTGTGAAAAATCAAAAGGTTTCAAATTCTATTGTCCAAACAGAAGCACAAGGATTGTGGAGTCGCATAGAGCCACATTCTATGATGAAATGTTTGACAACAATTCAAGAAAAGACGCAGAAAAGGAGATGGTGGCAATGCAAAATAGCAACAAAGCTTTTGAAGAATGGTTTGTGTACCAAGATTGCAATGCCTCATCAATCCTGGACCAGGAATGCAACAACAATTCAGTTTCAGAAAATGAAGTATTTTTGAATCCTGTTCCAGAAAATGAAGAGGATGACATTGCAGCACATCAAGTTGAAAATGAAGTGCAAAATGGTACTGGAAATGATAATGCAGTAGCAGCTGTTCAAAATGGACAAAGTATGAATAATGATGTGCAAGTACAGCAAGTTGATCAACAAGATGAGACAAATGCAGCACCAAATGTAGAAGTATCTCAACCTGTAGCCTTGAGAAAATCTACAAGAACCAGAAAATGTGCCATATCAGATGATTACAAGCTGTACCTGACTATTGAAGAATCTAATCTAGGAGATGAAGATGATCCCATATCAGTTGCAGAAGCTATGAAATCTGTAAATAGTGCAAAATGGAGGTTAGCAATGGAGGATGAGCTTCATAGCATGGCACAAAATGGAGTGTGGACTTTAGTTGATAAACCATGCAATGCTAAGCCTATAGGATGTAAATGGGTGTTTAAGACCAAAAAGGATGCAGATGGCAAAGTAGAAAGGTATAAAGCCAGGTTAGTGGCTAAGGGCTATAATCAAAAGGAAGGAATTGATTATAATGAGACTTTCTCTCCTGTCTCAACCAAAGATGCATTTAGAGTTGTCATGGCCCTAGTAGCACATTTTGACCTTGAGttgcaccaaatggatgtcaagACTGCATTTTTGAATGGAGATTTGCATGAGGAAATTTATATGTTGCAGCCAGAGGGTTTTGCAGAAGATTAAAGCAAGGTTTGCAAGCTCAAGAAGTCAATATATGGTCTTAAGCAAGCTTCCAGGCAATGGTACCTCAAGTTTGATAAGGTAATCACTCAATTTggttttttggaaaataaattagaTGAGTGTATTTATCTTAAGACCAGTGGAAGCAATTTTATTTTGCTCAttttgtatgttgatgacattttaCTTGCAAGCAGTAATATTTGTTTGTTGAAAGAAACAAAGGCTTTTCTATTAAGTCAGTTTGACATGAAGAACATGGGGGAGGCACATTATGTGCTAGGCATAGAGATAACCAGAAACAGAAAGCAATATGCTTTGGGTTTATCTCAGAAAAATTATGTGGACAAGATATTGCAGAGATTTGGCATGCAGGGTTGTAAGTCAGGTGATGCACCAATATCTAAGGGAGATAGGCTGCACAAGGGTCAGTGTCCTAAGAATGTGTTGGAAGCAGAAAGCATGAAAAATGTGCCTTATGCAAGATTGGTGGGGAGCTTGATGTATGCTCAAATCTGTACAATGCCTGATATATCATTTGCAGTCAATATGCTTTCAAGGTTTCAATCAAATGCAAGCCATGAACATTGGATAGCAGGAAAGAAGGTATTGAGGTACCTGAAAAAGACTAAGGATCACATGTTGGTTTACAGAAAAATTGATGAGCAAGAACTTGAGGTGGAGGCCTACACAGATGCATCCTACAAATCAGACATGGATGACTTGAAATCAACATCTGGATACATATTTCTTCTAGCGGGTGGAGCCATTTCATGGAAAACTGCAAAGCAGACCTTGACAGCAACATCAACTTTTCAAGCTGAATATATTGCCATTTATGAAGCAACAGGACATGCATtatggttgagaaattttatttctcATTTGAAGCTAATAAGCTCTATAGAAAGGCCTATGGTGATTTACTGTGATAATGCATCAGCAGTGTTCTTTTCAAAGAACAACAAGAGGTCTTCAGGTTCAAGGAACATTGATGTCAAGTACTTTACAGTGAGAGAAAGTGTTAGGGATAAAGAGATCGAGGTTGTAAAGATTGGAACTAAAGATCAGTTAGCAGATCCATTGACAAAAGCTTTACCAGTAGCTAATTTTGTCAAGCATGCTGCACATATGGGAATTAAAGACATCATCTAGAGTTGAATTACATGTCAGAATCATCACCAGTTAGTATGTACTATGACTTTATTATTGTTTAATTGTGATATGATCGATAATGTGCAATTATATTATTAAGTTTTATCCTATTAAGCATCTGCTAAAATCAAGAAGTACATGTACATATTGCAATTCATATGATGGCAATACATATATGCAGATTGTGGTAAAAGTTTCAGAATGAGATATAATTTGCTTTGTTTCTATTAATTTAGAAATTTTGGTAGGACTTCAAGTATACTTGTGATTAAATGCATTTATAGCACAAGTATGCTAGTACTGCTGCGAATAAAATTCATGTGATTATAGTCTGTTACAAGGTGATTTTGGAATACTGGTGTCTATCCTCATTCACCATAATGTTCTTAGGTTCCTTGAAGCAGGCATATAATTGACAGGATTATTAATCAATTGGATTTGAATGACTTCAGTAGATTTTAGACTCACAGTGCACATTTCAGTAGGTCATTCTCATATATTTGTGTTGTAATATATCTATTCAAGTAGTGTcaagttcagtgggagattgtaagcaTTGCAACTTATGGAACTTGTCAACACTTAGAATTTATATGATGTGTAAATGCAATACAAGTAAATGTAGTGTGGCCGGAGTCTAAAATACATATGTATAAGCTTTGAATTAATTTTACAGATAAGCTTATGCACTATTTAAATTCAAATAATATTGCAGTTAATTAGCAGTTGAGGGTTTGATAAAGCAATTGAGAAAAATGACAGTTTCTTTATGGATGGAACTGTCATGTGAAGCTTCTATATTAATGTCAGACTAGTCCCTTCTGAAACACaagttttttctcaaaattagtCCCATTACTAAGAGAATATCAAGGTGGATTCAGGAGAAGGCTGTCATGGACAATGCAAGTGCATCGAGTAAGTTTTCTGGGTTCATGTTCTTATGTTTAGTTTTATGCAGAAATCAGTTTCCATTGAGGAGGATTAGATCTGTCTCAAAGGGATCCGTTAAGGATTTTCTTCCTCACTTggatccatctcaaggggatATTAGCTCTCTAAGATATGTCTAGAGGAGATTTCACTTCACTTGAATCTTCCTCAAGGAGATTCTTCCTTACTTGGATTTAACTCAAGGAGATTTCCAAACACTGCTAGAATAGAATTCAGTTTTGAATGtacatgatttgatctagtatagGTTCTAAATTATGTGTTTGTGATTGTTTAAGCATATTGTTTCTAACATTCCCCACATGCTTGCTTAGTTCTCGATTCCAGACTCAAACCCCAAGCCAAAGCAAATCACCACATACCCAGAAAAGCTCCAAGCTAGCCGAAGGCACCACATTTATGCTTAAAGCCCAAAACCACTTATGGGCTTTCTTCTTCATTACCCATAACAGAGACCCAAGTCTTTGCATTTTACCATTTTCAATTTCAGTCAAATTATATTATTGGGTTTCTTGTTTGTAATTGTTATTGAAATTTAACAAACACCTCGTAGTTTTGGTGGGCTGGTAATTTCGCAGCACAAATGGAATGGTTGTGATTCAATTCATGGGGAGATTCCTGAAGCTTGTCGTGCTTGAAATGTTTGAAGTATTTGGATCTTGGGATAATTATTTATCTGGCGGTCTTACTGATTTCACCAATCTTTGGTGTTTTTCAATCTTGGATCGAAACAGTTTTCGGGTTTGCCTGGTTTCTCTACTTGTCGGCCGTCTCTTAGAGTTTTGAATCTGGCTAACAATTCTGTGGTCGGAGGCATATTGACATGTTGCTTCACTTCAAGCTTTGCAACATCTAAACCTCTCATTCAATCATTTGACTTATGAGATGTCTCTGACACTTGTATTTTTCGAAGAAGCTTCTTCTCTGAGACTTGAGTAACAATGATATATCCAATGGTCCTTTTTCCGAGCAAGGTTGCAGAGACAACAGATAAATCCGGTCATAGAAGATGAAGCCCATTAATTGAAGGGCACATGAGAGGGAGGTGGCTCAGTTAAAACTCATTTACCATGGACGTAGAATTGACGTAAATGCCCCTCCATTAACAGACGTCTTTGGCATAGCCAAGAATTATGCTTGTCATCAACCTTGTTTCGAGAATTATGATCTTGAGTGAACTAGGATTGACTAGGAGAAGCGACAAATGTCGGAGAAAGTTCTAAAAAAATGGTGTCGTGGTCAAAGGTACTATTGCATTAATGCGTTAGGTTTCATATATGTTCCTTCCTCGCATTGTATTtttgtattcttttttatttcagaAAACCTCAACAAAGGTTAATTTGAAGTCAAATACCATGCCCAATAAATTTGACCAGCAAAAAAGAGATGCaaaataatcaatttttttttttttttagcaatgGAAGATACGGATCATTAAATCCAACAATACATATCAAAGAAATCAATAAAACAAACGAAAAAGCAAATCAAACAAGGATACTGGGGGTATAATCGGTTGAGGTGTCACCCCTCTAATTCATGGACTTCAGATTAAGTCAAGCTATATCTGAGTTTAGAAAAGGAATAAGTCAATGAAGAGTGATGATCCCTGAATTCCAAGAATGGGAGTAACGGAGTAGATATAATTGAAAGGATCGAAAATTAAGTGACTTATTTATTAGTACACAAAAGAACTTTTATTTGATAATACCAATAGTATAGACTAATACATCAATCCAAGAAACCGCTGATCGAGATTGCATCCTCAAACGTAGAACAGACTGTAAATTGTAAATTACTAGTTGAGGAGCTTATTCATATTCAGATAGCTAGCTAAGCTACATAGTATACCTTGCCTGAAGGATCTCGGCAATCTGTTTTTCTAATATTATTAAGCGCACAACTTATCACATTTGTTGCCTGGTGATCCAGACAAATTATCACTTCCTTTAGTGTGTAACCAAGGGCTGTCCTCCTGCACATGATTAAAGGGGTATTGTTACTCccaattttcttttggattgcGGTTACAAGCTGAGTCATAGTGTATGATGTTGCAGTACCCGGTTTAATACCACTTTGACGAAGCACTGCAAGGATGTCATATTGGTTCCATAGTTGGTGTCCTTTCTCAAAGTAGGACCTTTGAGTGAAAGGTGGTACACCTGACTCTACTGCACATGCACCGTGCTCTCTATACTCATGCTCCCAGAACTGCATATTGTTGTTTTGTGTTAACACGGACGGCCATGAGTTTCCCAAATCCGTCTGTAGAGGTGTCATCTGAAAACAAAAGGTACAATTAGAAAAACATATTGCTAATttgtcaaaacaaaaaaaaaaaaaacctatataTGTCAAATATTTACAAATACACACACACCTGCACCTTATGAAAGGGGTTATTCCTCAGTGCGTGCCCACAACGGACAAGTGTATTGGAGAAGTTAGAAGGCCATATTCCATGTACATGAAACTTGGTTGGGAGAGGTGAGATGCAATGACCTTTTGATTGGTCATAGCAAACTCCAGGTGGGTACTGGAGTACAAATTGCATGTACTCGTAGGGTTCAGCATTTGAAACGTTGAGAACTTGTACAAGTGCATATACTGATAGAAGGATAATGAAGTTTGAATTCTTCATTGCAAGTGGTGTGGAGCTAGGCAAATGATTATGAGATTGATCGGGTTAGCTGGTTCTTTGATCAATGGTGTTTATATAGGACAATTGTAGCTAAAAAAGGTTCTTCAATATGTTTACAACTTTACATAAATGTATTTATATAAAtccatgcatttttttttttttgaaataataaatCCATGCATAAAATGACTAGGACTAGTTTTAATCTGAAACATTAATTGTTGTACCTAATTAATTGACTCATTTGTACCCATAATTAAAAGTGTGTATACAAAATTAGTAATAAGCTAATGTAAGAAATCATGCATCGTAAATCAGTATATATAATAAGAGTAATGTCTTTaattactctcttttttttcatgACTaactaaaattttttttttgtatttttggttGACTAGCAAAAATGAAGAGAGATGTGCATATATTATTAAAATTAAGAATTTATTTCTTCTTATATGATCAAGCAATTACGGTTATAAAGTTTATAAATTGAAATCCTTGCAATGATCATTAAAATCACTCAAAAACTGACAGGAATACTGACTGCAACCGAGTAATTCTAGCATCTACTGCATGGAAAAAAACATCTTGGACCACTCAAAAACTGTAATATGATCAAGCAAGGTTATAAAGTTTATAAATTGAAATCCTTGCAATCATCATTAGCAGTTACTAATTTATATAGTTCCGGCCTCGTCATCTTCCactattgaaattccttccttGCAACAGACTTATTGTCCGAGTAAGGTCATCGATTGTGATTAGAATTTCATTTGACAAGGAAACATAGGTATTGCCCTTTTTAGTAATTAGAAGCATCATTTGAGTACCTCAATATGTGTGTGTTAGCTAGTGTGTAGAAATTCATACTTATTAACTTTTTAAATTTTGCTTTTTTGGTGGTTGCCTTGGAGAAATGGCGATGATAGATATGGGAGGCGGGTCACATGAAGGGGGGGGTGAGGGAGGACTTTTTATGCTCTTTTCTGTGTTTTTATTCAGAATTTAGattctaaatttaaaattagaACCTAGTGGTTTCTTCTTGCATTGGTAATTACTCAAATTTGAAGCTGATCGATGTGTAATCCATCAGGTCTTTCTCAATTTTCTCTATTTGCATATCCACTTAAGACCGCAAATCTTAATGAGTAGATTTGTGTTTTCTTGCTTTCAGTACTCAAATTTTAAAGTAATTTAGCAGGTAAAACTTATACCAAAATAAGGAAAATCCAATATATAGCAATGGGGTTTAGGGTGTTCCACTTGGTCATCCTCCATTAAGTTTCTCTCTGTGAAAATGACTTGTAAAATGATGGAAACCATGTAGCCAACAACTCATCATGACTAAGGAACCATGACGAGTAGTATAGGATTAGGAAatgctttatatatattttgtttctttgtataTCAACATTAATTTTAGaaacaaatttggataaatggcATCCCTTTCAGACATTTAAAACAAGCATATCAGAATATTACTAATGGAAGAATCATCAATTTTACCCTAAGTAATAATATATAGGTCCTTACTACCACTCTTACTCGACTCCAACCGTTATCAGTTCATTCCTTCTCAAACTTGTAATTCTCTCAACTGCTAATTACCAATAAGGTGAAATGCTTTGGTGACAGGACAAGGGGAGGCCTTGAGGCGGCATGGGTGGTGCCTCACACAGTCACACTAGGTCGCCGATTCCGAGAGGCCTCCGAGCTGGTAACTTATGTGTATATAATGTTAGAACTATATTGGGCCTATCATTATCTAAGCTTAAGTAAACAAATTTGATTAAAATCTTATTCCAGTTAATAGGAGATATATAGTAATATAAAACCTAAATACCTAAGTTAAGTATATCAACTCTTTGGTTAGGAATTCATTACTTAGGCTACAAGTTAGGCCTATGAATATATGATACATTAGAGTACTTATTAAGATGACTTGATCCTTAATAGATACCTTTATGGGAGGACTCTTAGGGTTGATATTCTAATAAGTCTTGACTAgggtcaactctagggtgtgtattttgagtatGTCTAGGACAAagtagaggcttgaccccctctaattcctatgCTAGAATCCTCAATTTCGTATTTGAGGgattataagcatggtgatttacacttTTGCATGATTGTGCAGGCGGActgcttagtagtctaattcccgATCTTTACGCCGATTAGAGTGagttagtgacccttgaaccggcgcATTAATACCGaaatgagaatatatatatatatatatatatatatatatatatatatggtcatTGAGCCTTGAactgccttggatacgactaccgccaaagtaggaaatttaCATCtgcattagattagcttccgacacataagGTTTGGGTGAAGGAGCCTCTCTAGGACCTGACATTCTCATTCATATTGCTTACACTTTTATTAGTTACTTTTTATTGGTTGCGCTACATTTCATtacttttttgttaatttaaaatcAACTCTAAAATATTGAACTCTTCGATTCATTGTAAATAActaccactaggctcttagttttgattaggtttttgTGAAAACCAAAACTGAGCATTGCTAAGTCTTGGTGCCTTACAGtagaatttttgtttatttattattattttttgcatgctaagtgtctttatttccaaTTAGCCAAGGAGTGTGGTTTAGCCATTagtccccgtggtacgataattttggcataatatttccctatgtTGCCAATAATACGTACACTtacgtaaatgtgtatcaagttaGTGGACCCTGcaaggccacttcggatttcattGTGAAATCCAGAGCGGATCATGTCATTGCTTATCTCTATTTTCCCATCGCAACCGCCCAACAGGTACTTCGTATTCAAATCACGAGCGTTGCTCCCCTCCTCTCCATCTGCCCAGGAACCACCCatcagagaaagaagaagaagaagaatccaaAGCAAAGGTGCCGCCACCAATTCAAAATCTCTTGATCAAACCCCATGAAAGGGAAAGCATCCACTATCATGGATGAGATGCTAGATTAAAAAATTGGAATTTCAATTCCAACCCTAACAGAGCGGCTACTAGGGTTTTATTAACTAAAATGAAAAAGGTCCCTCTACTATAAGATGTGTGTTTAGAATGCATGTACAaataaaatgactaaaatgaAAAAGGTCCCTCTGCTATAAGATGTGTGTTTCAAATCACGAGCGTTCTTCTTCACTTGTAGGAAAAAGTTATTAAGATGTGTGTTTAGCATGCATGTACACAGGGCCAGCTCTGAGGGCTACCCTGAGACGACCGCCTCAAGATCACCAGCTTTCGGGGGcctctaaagaaaaaaaaaagaaaagtttctTTACATATTTTATGGAAGTTATATAACTcatttttttcatatatatgtGAATCTGTGTGTAACAATCCAACAATGCtggtaatttaatttttttcctgGCATGCAAGGTTCGAGTCTTGCTGCCGCTGCAcctttttttgaaaatatttttgtttttgttttgttgaaaaaaatctacatatattttcaataaaaaaggTACAAAACAACTATAACACTAATCGGAATAGAATTACAATTTGTCAACCTTATATACAAAACTACACTTATCTTAGAAAAAGATTAAGACTacatgggaaaaaaaaagacttgTGAAGCCACATTTTCATTTTCCGCCTCGGGTCTTCATAATCTCATGGTCAGGCCTGCATGTACATTACCTATTAAGATCTCTTAGTCTGTTGTACAAATAAATTTTATTATTCTACTGGAATGCATAATGAATTACCTaactttatattttgttatatgttATATATCTGTTCGTCTtagcagtggcggatccagaaaAATTTCTCACATAGGGCAAGACTATTAAGTAGTaagatcatttttcttttttgaagcaAACAATTCTTAACTTTTAACTGATGTCAATTAAATTATCTCAAAcatgtttgttcttgttttttcttcttctttttgaaattgAGATTTAGAACCCAACAAGTATAAATAAGTAGGAGCTAAACACTAAAACTGAAAATAGAATAGTGAAACTAGAATTAATACAACTTtaaattgaatttcaaaaaagaaaaatatttcatgaAATGATTAGAGGAGGCGTACTGTTGATAAGAGAGGCGTGTAGTAGAGTTTGTGCTCTAGAGAAACTCTTAAgcttttaaataaataaaaaataaaagataaacatGTTCTCTCaaataaaatttaaagaaagaaaagatagaGGTATATGCCACTATCAATACTGTGTCGTTTTGATAAGTTCAAGGAGACTAGGAATCAAGAGCAGTATCTCGTCATCTTGAACCTCTTGCCtctctttcataaattttttttctgtaaaaTCTTCAAAGCACAAAAGCTTCCATGGCTTGGTAAAAGAATCGAGGTTGGGCAGCTGCCAAACCTCGCCACCccctggatccgcccctgcatCTTAAGGTGTTCGGTATCAAAATTTTAGATGTTTggattttgtatgtataaacttATATAGACATAAGCTTGTCATAACAAAATTATAAACAATCCAAAATCTAATTATACATATTCCAGGGCTcgaagaaaagaacaaagatcatATTGAATCTAATTAAAGACATAACTACAGCATGAAGGGACACCGGAACATAGTACTCTTATATCGATCAGAATACAAGTTTTGTAGTAAACATGAATTAAGAGACCGACCTAATGAAATGGGAGGGCATATTCAGCAATTTTTTCCCATGATTTGAGAGTTATATCTCTGTAGTCGATTTTGTACACTGCGAGTTGAGATATGGTGAAACTCAAGCTGGAAATGTTTTTATCTAGAGAACTAACTTTTTCTAGAGCTattttcctctcttcttctgtCAGATTCCCGTAAAGGAGACTCAAATATGGCCTACCACCTGCAGAGGAGGAGAGACAAATTACATGTTATATGATAAAATAAGCACAACAGCTATGGTCCATTTCAAAACTAGGCACCAACTCTGAAAAACAGTTATCGAGAAAAGCAATTCTACAATGCAGGGAACTTACCGCTATGGAAACCCCAATGTGCAGTGCATATGCGAGTTGTACAGTCtaactgaaattaaaaaaaaaatcaattcatgTATTACTACTCAGTGTATAAGAAAAATCAGAGTAATTGAATACTTAGGCTCTACTAATACATAAAAACAGAAATGTGCATAAATGAAAAGGTGCATGAGATCTCCGAATCAAATATATTGTTTCAAATTAGAGATGTATACCAAACCGGAAACCAACACTTAAAAATTCATATTAATaaagacaaaacaaaacatcATAGCAAGAAAATTTAAATACCTGATGGGATACTTCTGTTGATGAATCAATGAGTAGGGAAACACATTGGTGATAAAAATTGCTGGTAACCACTAGATTAACTTTTGCTTGGTATGCACGAAAATATTTAGAAGGAAGAGATCTGAATTTGTTGAGCACATCTTCATACGTCATACGAATAGACCCCACAACAGTGATATGTGGTTTGATCTCCGGCCCACCGAACTCAGCCCTGAGACCTTCCATCAACTTCTTGATCCTAAAAGACACATCATTCGGTGGGATGGCCCATATTGAATATGAATGCAATTCTCTGTCCACTATGGAAGGACCGGATGGAAAGTGCGTGAGTGGAGAAAAGTTCACCTGTAAAATAGCATGAAACATCAATAATCTGAATGTAAGGTATTTCCAAACTAAAGATAAAATTTGAATATCCTTATTGGTACAAATTTATTCAGGCATTCGGATAAAAAGGAGaaactagaaagaaagaaaaaggttgAGTAACTATACCGCACTGGAATTATTTCTGCTCTCGAGCTTGTGGGTTCCCAAGACTGAAACTATACTTTTCACATAGACAACAGCTACAATGTCATCTGACTCGTCATATATCTGACGAGTAGAATAAGACGTGTTTTGAATGAGAAAATCTTTTAGGCTTTCGCTACCAAGGTCATAGGAGAGTACAAGTTTCATGAAATCATTTATAAAAATCTCATTGCTATTCAAAAATGCCAATGGTTTCTCTGTGGGATCAAGAGTCAAGTGTTTTGTCCAAGCACCCTTCGGACCACCAAGCTCATCCAGCACCCATATTACAAAAGAATATTCATCTTCAGGTTTATAACCTTGAAGTCCAACAACCAATACAAAAAGAGCAGGGGATTCGTTCCACACTCGAAGTTCCATACCATCAGTGAAGACCCAGGGATGATACAAACACTCAGGTAACATGATATCATGAAATACCTCATTCTCAATATCCAACAAAATGATGACCGGTCCAATGAGGTCCTCGTCTTTATCCAACACATCCAGTTCCTTATGTTGCTCATGTCCTAACCAATAAAACATTTGCTTGAATTGAATCTGGAAACTTTCGGGCCTAAGGACAGTGGTTTCTGTTTCGAAAGCATTGGTGTTGATCTTTCTCCAAGAATCAGTACTCAAAGTGTATATTGCAGCCTTTGGAGGATTATAAATATCATATCCGTCATCCCTCGTTTCTGAAGGAGAAACTAGTCCAATGTTAACAACTTTGTATTCGTTCAATTTAGGATCATATCCAAACCCCTGAACATACCCGGACCATACATCTTCATACCAATGATCATCTGGAAGGTATGGAAAGGGGGAAGAAGCTTGAATTCCTGAGTTGCTGGGTTCCATAAAAGCACCTGAAAAGATTTAACTAGAAGTAGACAGATGATTCCATTGCAATGCCCTACAATATGAACTGCTTCGCCTCTAGTCTTTAGACTCATACAAAAAGGAATTTTGATGTCCTCGACACTAGAGACAATAATGCTGTCCTCACCATTATCaatatcatcatcattattgcATAAATTAAGCAACGAAAACActagctcttcttcttcttcttcttctgcagtcTCATTAGCAGTGTCTTTGATGTCCTTGGAGACTAAACGCTTCTTCATCAGGAGCAGACGCTTGGAACTggaattgtaataggagaggtGCTTAGCTACGAACCTGGGATCGTTGATCTGCGCATACCACCCTTTAGAGGCGCATTTGAATCGCATCAGAGCCTTGGGAGGCAGAGTTGACAGGATTTTCTCCACCAGATCTTCATCAACCTCTGCCATTTCTGCCACGCCCTATCCTCTTCAACCTCTTCAACTAAAAGTAATAAAAGAACAAATTCATTACAATAGATCACAATGATGATAGAAGTCATAAGAACAATGGTTCACAGAGTATTGTTAAACGAAATCGGATCTAACTATATAGAATTACCTTAGTCCTTAACCTGAGAACTAGAACAAGAGACGGGGAAGATATGATGGCTGCTGGAGCCGGAGATCGAGAGATATTACCGATGGAGACTTGAAACAGCTTGTGAGTTCTGATGTTGTTTGCTACATATTTATTTCCATTAGGTTTTTATTGTACTTTTTCTTTTGCAAAAAAAcaagggaaaataaaataatgccAACGAAGACATGAGTTGGATAATtctaaggatta is a window from the Rosa chinensis cultivar Old Blush chromosome 2, RchiOBHm-V2, whole genome shotgun sequence genome containing:
- the LOC112183941 gene encoding ribonuclease MC gives rise to the protein MKNSNFIILLSVYALVQVLNVSNAEPYEYMQFVLQYPPGVCYDQSKGHCISPLPTKFHVHGIWPSNFSNTLVRCGHALRNNPFHKVQMTPLQTDLGNSWPSVLTQNNNMQFWEHEYREHGACAVESGVPPFTQRSYFEKGHQLWNQYDILAVLRQSGIKPGGQPLVTH
- the LOC112190057 gene encoding LOW QUALITY PROTEIN: putative F-box protein At3g17480 (The sequence of the model RefSeq protein was modified relative to this genomic sequence to represent the inferred CDS: deleted 2 bases in 1 codon), encoding MAEVDEDLVEKILSTLPPKALMRFKCASKGWYAQINDPRFVAKHLSYYNSSSKRLLLMKKRLVSKDIKDTANETAEEEEEEELVFSLLNLCNNDDDIDNGEDSIIVSSVEDIKIPFCMSLKTRGEAVHIVGHCNGIICLLLVKSFQVLLWNPATQEFKLLPPFHTFQMIIGMKMYGPYVQGFGYDPKLNEYKVVNIGLVSPSETRDDGYDIYNPPKAAIYTLSTDSWRKINTNAFETETTVLRPESFQIQFKQMFYWLGHEQHKELDVLDKDEDLIGPVIILLDIENEVFHDIMLPECLYHPWVFTDGMELRVWNESPALFVLVVGLQGYKPEDEYSFVIWVLDELGGPKGAWTKHLTLDPTEKPLAFLNSNEIFINDFMKLVLSYDLGSESLKDFLIQNTSYSTRQIYDESDDIVAVVYVKSIVSVLGTHKLESRNNSSAVNFSPLTHFPSGPSIVDRELHSYSIWAIPPNDVSFRIKKLMEGLRAEFGGPEIKPHITVVGSIRMTYEDVLNKFRSLPSKYFRAYQAKVNLVVTSNFYHQCVSLLIDSSTEVSHQLDCTTRICTAHWGFHSGGRPYLSLLYGNLTEEERKIALEKVSSLDKNISSLSFTISQLAVYKIDYRDITLKSWEKIAEYALPFH